The DNA region AGCAACGCTTGCTGATAAAGACTGTTTATTTTTTGGTAAGCATGACTCGACTGCGTTAGCATCAACGCCTTTCACCCCTTCTGTAATCTTAAGCAGATTTTGCTTTATTGCCCAACCTGAGTTTGGTTTCTTCTGCGCGTCGAATATTGAAGCATGCCAGCGTTTGAATGCATCCGGATTCTCTTCCTGTACCTGTCGCCAGACACATTTCGCCATACGAGCTGCTGTCTTTGAGGCGTCTCCAATGGTTACATATTCGAGAATGACGAGACGCACCTTCCCTGGTTTAATATACTCTTCAAGGAGTTTTGGGAAGGTATCTTGTTCGAATCGATTGCAAAATGGGCATTGATAGTCACTCCAGTAATAGAGATCGACGGGCGCATTAGGTGATCCCATTAGAGGGTTATCCTTCAGGTTGATCCCGAAATCGGTTGTTTCTGTGCTCGCATACACCAACGATTGCGGTTTAGAGGCGGTAGTGCTAGTTGTATCCTCTTGTGTACTGGTTTCGGTTGTCGTTTCAGAGTACGTATTGGATGTAGCCCTCGTACTATCCGTGGTAGTGTTCTGCTTTGTTGTAGTTTTATTGTCAGTTTCGGTATTGGTACTCGTACAGCCTGCTAGTCCTGTGATCAATATCCCAGCAGTTCCAAGGAATGCTCTGCGGCTATTTTTATCGATACTGTCGGACATGATCGTTATCTCAAGCAAGACTCGGAGAGGTCATAACCTCCCTGCTCGTTTTCTGGGTTGGAAACCACTGGACATCCTTTAAATAACGCCCATCCCTAATCCGTGTGTGAGTGAGGATCTGGATCCAGCCGAGTTGTTCAGCTTGCTGGATGATGATTACGCCCGTTCGATTCTCACTAAAACAAGCAAACAACCGATGTCAGCCCAGACCCTTAGTACTGAATGTGATGCGTCGCTTCCGACCATCTACCGCCGGCTAAACAATCTCGAAGACGCGGAGTTGGTCGAAAAACGAACTCAGTTGGAGGCAGACGGTAATCATCGGGCAGTTTACAAGGCGAACGTCGAACACGTTGAAATCAGTATTGCCGACGGTGACCTTTCCATACGCATTACCGAGCAGGATACTGCTGACCGATTTACGCAGGTATGGGGAGACATGAGGGGGGATCGATAATGCGTATTGAACTGTTCGTGGGGAAATTGCTTGTAATGGCACTTGGACTTCTCATTGCATATCAGGGATTTCGTGGCTACCGTCGTAACCAGAGTGAGCCAATGCTATTCGTTGCAATCGGTTTTATTTTCCTTACTATTGGTGGAACGATGGGATGCTCGCTCATCCAATCACTAAATATCTCACCTG from Haladaptatus paucihalophilus DX253 includes:
- a CDS encoding DsbA family protein, encoding MSDSIDKNSRRAFLGTAGILITGLAGCTSTNTETDNKTTTKQNTTTDSTRATSNTYSETTTETSTQEDTTSTTASKPQSLVYASTETTDFGINLKDNPLMGSPNAPVDLYYWSDYQCPFCNRFEQDTFPKLLEEYIKPGKVRLVILEYVTIGDASKTAARMAKCVWRQVQEENPDAFKRWHASIFDAQKKPNSGWAIKQNLLKITEGVKGVDANAVESCLPKNKQSLSASVAADKQAGKDKGVNVTPTFIFDNSTSNGMPSSIQGAQPYPRFEATIKEVMK
- a CDS encoding DUF7521 family protein, yielding MALGLLIAYQGFRGYRRNQSEPMLFVAIGFIFLTIGGTMGCSLIQSLNISPAIFGAAQTVLVAVGMGCVLYSLYG
- a CDS encoding ArsR/SmtB family transcription factor, which encodes MSEDLDPAELFSLLDDDYARSILTKTSKQPMSAQTLSTECDASLPTIYRRLNNLEDAELVEKRTQLEADGNHRAVYKANVEHVEISIADGDLSIRITEQDTADRFTQVWGDMRGDR